CTGAAGTTATCACAAATCCTATAGATATTGTTCTGTTTGAAGGCTGGTTTGTGGGCGTAAAACCAATTCCTCCTAAAGTGTTATTAACTCCACCACCACCTATTCTTACAGACGTAGATAAACAATTTGCCTCTGATATGAATAATCAGCTAAAAGATTATTTACCACTGTGGGAAAGATTAGATAGTTTAATAGTTCTTTATCCCACAGATTACCGTTATTCTTTAGCATGGCGCAAGCAAGCAGAAAGACAAATGATTGCTGCTGGTAAATCAGGAATGACTGACTCAGAAATAGAAGAATTTGTAAATTATTTTTGGCGTTCTTTACATCCCGAATTATTCATTAATCCCTTAATTCAATCATCATCTGTTGATTTAGTAATTGAAATTAATGCTGATCATAGTTTTGGTAACTTTAGATCCCCGACTTCTTAAAGAAGTCGGGGATCTGATTGATTCTGATTGATTACTTCCCTGTTTGCAGTGTTTCCACTAAATCATAAAAAGGTTGCCAATTATCATCTTCAGTGATTTGTTCCCAAACAGACTCAATCACAGGTCTTAATAAAGCTGTTTTGGGATTAGCTTCAATCAAAGTTTGGTGAATTTTATCCATTTGGTCAGGATCAAAATGATTGAGAATTTTATGATAGAGGAAACACCAATTATCAAAAGTGGCTGATTTTCCTAATGCGGGGCTAAGTTCTGAACCATTCATCACAAAAGCTGGATCATCTCGCCATTTACTAGAAAAGGTAGCAGCTATATCAGCAAAGAATTGATGATAACCAACTTGACTATCATGTAAAAAGGTAATGGTTAACCGCAAAAATTCATCAGCTTCCGCTAATTGTAAATCTTCAAAACCCAATTTTTTCAACATCAAAGCTCGATATTCAGCCTGGTAATATTCAGCAAACTTAGATAAAGCAATATCCAAATCACCTTGATGAATTATCGCCTTTAAAGGTTCTTGCAAAAGTTCTAAATTTAATTTGCAAATCCCTGGTTGCTGACTGTAACAATAACGTTTATAATAATCGAAATATGCCGCCGTAAATTGGAGATCGTAAGTAGGAATAAAGGCATAGGGTCCATAGTCAAAACTTTCCCCGGTAATTGACATATTATCAGTATTCAGAACTGCATGACAAAAACCCGCTGCCATCCATTGTGCTACTAATTCGGCGACACGCTGCACTAATTCGGCATAAAATAAAGCATATTTATCATTTTCAGCTTGCAAATGCGGGTAATATTGTTCGATTACATGATCTAACAGTTTTTGAGTTAAATCATGTCGTTTGAAATAGTTTAATCGTTCAAAAGTACCAAAACGAATATGAGATTTACTCATGCGAATCATGACAGAAGAACGAGTTGGAGAAGGTTCATCACCGCGCCACAAACCCAAACCCGTTTCAATCATACTTAAACAGCGAGAAGTGCGAACGCCTAAACTATGAAGTGCTTCAGCGGCGAGAACTTCCCGCACTCCTCCTTTAAGTGTTAACATTCCGTCACCACCGCGAGAGTAGGGGGTTCTTCCCGAACCTTTTGTGCCAAAATCGTATAATTCCCCATCAATACCCCGCACTTGTCCATAGAGAAAGCCTCTACCGTCACCTAATTGGGAGTTATATTGTCCAAATTGATAACCGTGATAACGTAGTGCTAATAGGGGTTCTCGTCCCTCAAATTTACCAAAAGCGTTAATAAAATCTTCGTCTTTAACTACTTGGGGATCAACTCCTAAGCGTGGTAATAGTACGTCATTGCGCCAACGTAAAATATGTTGGGGAAATTCTTCCGCAACAACTTGATCATAGTAATCATCACCTAGAGATTCTAAGGCTGATTCATAATTGAGGGTAAGTAAAGGATTAGTAGAATGGGTGTGATTGGGAGTTTCATCCAGAGTCATTATAATTATGCTTAATGTGATATTTCTTTAATAATAGACAAAAAAGCTTACGATCTTTTTATTTAGGGTTTGCTGATAGCGTAGCGTGGCGTAAGCCATAAAATTTGTCTATGAGGGCAGGGAACAGGGAATCTGACTTTTCCTGTTACAGCACTTCCTGATGTTATGAGGTCTAGTTTTTTATCGCCAAACAAGTAGGGGCGCAGGGTCTGCGCCCTCTATTGTATTTCATTAGATCGGGAATTGTTGTAAGTCTCGAAACATCCAAATAATCAGGGTTTTGGAATAAAGCCCTATTCTCAATAAATGATCTTTAATGAGAATAATCAGCGAAAAAATAGGACTTTGGGACATGGGTTATAATAAGCGATCGCTCAACTGGAAAGATAACGGGAAAAGTCAGAAGCCTATCAACGCTACCTACAATCTATGGGCGTTAAGATTAAAATTACAAGATGATTAAGTTAATCAAATTAAACAGATAAATTAATGCGTAAACAAGTTATCGAATATACATCTCCACTAGATGCGTTGATTGCCCTTACCAAACAGTTAAATGTTTATGAAATCAAGTACCAAATGAGTTCAGAAGATTTTTTTGCCAAATATAAGCAAGGAAAAACTTCTGATGATGAAGTGTTTGTCGAATGGGCAGGAAATTATCAGCATTATCTAGCTTTACATCAAGAAATAACCAGCAAACTCCAAGATGTCGCGTAAACTTATCCAAGCGTATTTAGATGAAATTGAGCAACTTTTACTCAATTGCTCTAATGCATACATTGAGGAATATAGTGCAGTCATTTTAACGACAGAGCGGGCTAATCTCCGCATTAGGATACGTTTTGCAATTAGATATTTACTAGCAGTCAGTGAAGCCTTTGTTGTTGTAGATAATCAGATTAAATATATTGATTACCGCTATCACTTTCAAGATGAGCAAAATAGTCTGATTTTTCGTTATGACAGTACACCACACTTTCCCAACTTGCCTAGTTTCCCCCACCATAAACATTTTTTTGACAATGTAATTGCTTGCGAAAAACCACATATAGCTGATGTTCTACAAGAAGTGATGGATTTTTTAAAGTAGCTTATGAAAATTATTTATTTTCTTGAGAATGATAAATAAAAAAATAGATCCCCGACTTCTTCAAGAAGTCGGGGATCTAAGGATTACAATATTCACATAAACTAGGATCAGCAAATTCTTGATTGTTAGGAAATAATAGTTGTTGGGTAAAACCGCATTTTTGACATTGAAAAATTACTGCTTTAATTAATGAAGTTGGCTGATGACAAAGTTCACAAGGTAGTCCAGGGATTTTTTGATTAATCATAAAACCAGGAGTATGACATTGGGGACATAAACTATTAATTTTATTAATTAAGTCTTGAGTAGCAAAGGCAATATTTTTCATCCTGGTAGGATTATACATTGCTCTCATATCTGTTTCTATATGAAATTTACCATTTGTGTTTTTTATGGCAATTTCTACGGAATTGATTAGGTTTTCTTGGCTGGTAATACCTTTAATAAATTCTGTTGTTCCTGTAGATATATTATCAAATGAAATTATTAACCCATGTTCAGGAAAACCTACTTTTTTACCAAATTCTTCAGCTTCTTCTAAACTAGATATAGTTTGATGATTAAAATTAGTTTCTATAGAAAATAATTCACCAATAATTTCTAAATCATTTTCTTGATCCAAAAAAATAATTATTTCTCGGTTAGCATAAATATAGGGAATTAGGGGATGAGGTGCAAAACTTCCTTCACTAGCAATTGCTATTTTTTCATCATACATTTCCAAGGCTTTTTTAGCTTTTAACCTAGCAGTAATAATTTGTGTATCTGGACGTTTAATTTCTCTAGTAAAAGTTCCAAAAACATCAGTATTTAAGCCTTGAGGAACTATCAAATTAATTCCTAAATGTTCTTTCAATAAAGGAGAAATTACTTTTTCTTTATTGTGCATTGTCGCCAAAATAGCCACGCGATTATTATATATTGACATAATTTATTTCTCCATAATTATCTTCAGATCCCTGACTTGTCCAAGAAGTCGGGGATCTGAGGTATTATAATATTATAAATCTGATCGCCACTGGGAATTTGTCAAACTTGTAAAAATATGATCTTCCCATTTACCATTAATCATTAAATAATCTCTAGCATATCCTTCAACTACAAAACCAGCCCTTTTAAGAACATTACC
The DNA window shown above is from Anabaena sp. WA102 and carries:
- a CDS encoding protein adenylyltransferase SelO gives rise to the protein MTLDETPNHTHSTNPLLTLNYESALESLGDDYYDQVVAEEFPQHILRWRNDVLLPRLGVDPQVVKDEDFINAFGKFEGREPLLALRYHGYQFGQYNSQLGDGRGFLYGQVRGIDGELYDFGTKGSGRTPYSRGGDGMLTLKGGVREVLAAEALHSLGVRTSRCLSMIETGLGLWRGDEPSPTRSSVMIRMSKSHIRFGTFERLNYFKRHDLTQKLLDHVIEQYYPHLQAENDKYALFYAELVQRVAELVAQWMAAGFCHAVLNTDNMSITGESFDYGPYAFIPTYDLQFTAAYFDYYKRYCYSQQPGICKLNLELLQEPLKAIIHQGDLDIALSKFAEYYQAEYRALMLKKLGFEDLQLAEADEFLRLTITFLHDSQVGYHQFFADIAATFSSKWRDDPAFVMNGSELSPALGKSATFDNWCFLYHKILNHFDPDQMDKIHQTLIEANPKTALLRPVIESVWEQITEDDNWQPFYDLVETLQTGK
- the tumE gene encoding toxin TumE, translated to MSRKLIQAYLDEIEQLLLNCSNAYIEEYSAVILTTERANLRIRIRFAIRYLLAVSEAFVVVDNQIKYIDYRYHFQDEQNSLIFRYDSTPHFPNLPSFPHHKHFFDNVIACEKPHIADVLQEVMDFLK
- a CDS encoding DUF6671 family protein, which produces MSIYNNRVAILATMHNKEKVISPLLKEHLGINLIVPQGLNTDVFGTFTREIKRPDTQIITARLKAKKALEMYDEKIAIASEGSFAPHPLIPYIYANREIIIFLDQENDLEIIGELFSIETNFNHQTISSLEEAEEFGKKVGFPEHGLIISFDNISTGTTEFIKGITSQENLINSVEIAIKNTNGKFHIETDMRAMYNPTRMKNIAFATQDLINKINSLCPQCHTPGFMINQKIPGLPCELCHQPTSLIKAVIFQCQKCGFTQQLLFPNNQEFADPSLCEYCNP
- the tumA gene encoding antitoxin TumA is translated as MRKQVIEYTSPLDALIALTKQLNVYEIKYQMSSEDFFAKYKQGKTSDDEVFVEWAGNYQHYLALHQEITSKLQDVA